A region from the Gossypium hirsutum isolate 1008001.06 chromosome A08, Gossypium_hirsutum_v2.1, whole genome shotgun sequence genome encodes:
- the LOC107958159 gene encoding uncharacterized protein: MNNKELEFYEVGSDKGYVCALEGEPKNQRINRPRIIISLPRNNEIEIQTVPKVIIHKPVSFPYKDNKRVPWNYDCTVTIPEREDIASTSKEAQVEGSYTRNGKRYDVKGIRVEPMKVKAFDVEKKNRAEVLVNEPVKEEEAREFLKFLKHSEYSVVEQLCKQPARISVLALLRSSEVHREALMKVLNETYVTNDISVNKLDRLVSNISADNFIYFNDDEISPGGMGSAKALHITTHCKGYTLLSVLIDNGSALNVLPLSTLNRLPIVSSHMKTCYNIVRAFDGTERNVMGRIDIPLLIGPNVYEVDFLVMDINPSYNCLLGRPWIHSAGTVPSSLHQKLKLVADGWLVTINVEEDIIAEVTSDAPYVEPNEEAVECSFCSLEFVNATFISEGNEVSVPKISRTTRMGLQMTVGKGALPGKGLERFLQ; this comes from the coding sequence ATGAATAATAAGGAGCTAGAATTTTACGAAGTTGGCTCAGATAAGGGTTATGTATGCGCATTGGAAGGTGAACCAAAGAATCAAAGAATCAACCGGCCAAGGATCATTATTTCTCTACCAAGGAATAATGAAATTGAGATACAAACAGTGCCAAAAGTCATTATTCACAAACCtgtttcctttccttataaggataacaagagGGTACCCTGGAATTATGACTGCACTGTGACAATACCGGAGAGAGAAGATATAGCTAGTACTTCTAAGGAGGCCCAAGTTGAAGGATCCTACACACGTAATGGGAAGCGTTATGATGTAAAAGGCATCAGAGTTGAGCCTATGAAAGTGAAAGCCTTTGACGTTGAGAAGAAGAATAGGGCTGAGGTACTTGTTAATGAACcagtgaaggaagaagaagctAGAGAGTTTTTAAAATTCCTGAAACACAGTGAGTATAGCGTGGTTGAACAATTGTGCAAACAACCAGCTCGTATATCAGTGTTGGCTTTGCTTCGGAGTTCAGAGGTACATCGTGAGGCATTAATGAAGGTGCTCAACGAGACTTACGTTACTAATGATATATCTGTCAACAAGTTGGATCGATTGGTTAGTAACATAAGCGCTGATaacttcatttattttaatgatgatgaaatctcACCTGGTGGCATGGGATCAGctaaagctttgcacatcaccACTCACTGCAAAGGATATACATTGCTGAGTGTGCTTATTGATAATGGGTCAGCTTTAAATGTCCTGCCATTGTCCACATTGAACAGATTGCCCATAGTCagttctcacatgaaaacatGCTATAATATAGTGAGGGCATTTGATGGCACGGAAAGAAATGTCATGGGAAGGATTGATATCCCCTTGCTGATTGGGCCAAATGTGTATGAGGTAGACTTTTTAGTGATGGACATCAATCCCTCTTATAATTGCTTGTTAGGGAGGCCTTGGATACATTCGGCAGGAACAGTGCCCTCATCtttgcaccaaaaattgaagcTTGTAGCAGACGGATGGCTAGTCACCATAAATGTAGAAGAAGATATCATAGCAGAAGTCACCAGTGACGCACCCTATGTAGAGCCAAACGAAGAGGCTGTTGAGTGTTCTTTTTGCTCCTTAGAATTCGTTAATGCAACATTTATTTCAGAGGGGAATGAGGTGTCGGTGCCTAAGATATCCAGAACCACAAGAATGGGTTTGCAGATGACAGTGGGGAAAGGAGCTTTGCCAGGAAAAGGATTGGAAAGATTTCTCCAATGA